The genomic interval atagcagggacaccatcaggccctgcagcagctccatttttaatttcattaatagcctgcacaatattagcttcattaatatctatgtctgctagatattcactattttcgtcccttaattctatatcattatcttcattattaattctaggggtgaattctctcttatatcgttctgctaatatgatgcatatttccttttatttattcgttaatctcccttcaattcttagagggcctatttctattcttcttttattcatctttttcgcatgtGAGTTTAATTGTTTGGggctttgcttgatatttaccagggttttttcttccaagtctcgtttttcattttcttttgattgtataatcttttgttctgcattttctatcttactttttagttctataactttccatgcatttttttcttttgcaagaccttttttccactttctgattttctggaacaagatccttctgtctcttggtatgcatgactgatgtttacttttcttctccggtatatatttatccactattttctctaatattttaaataatatctccgtatttacccttatatcatcacttacgaaaatgttatcccaatctttgtttaattcttcatttatttctgaccattttatatttctactgtagaagttgtattttccatatccttcccactttttcatttcttgcttatctctgttttcacttgctttggaatggactgttaattctatgacattatggcctgaaatactcgcattataaactattatttctttaacataattcacctcgttcacaaatactaggtttaaagtattttcctttcttgttggcaggtgatttatttgttgaatgttgtattctagtagcatatctaatagcttctcgaattgcctcttatcttctgcactactattactctctttttgatatatataaatacaaccacaatctcctattcgttctttccagtctacgaaatgaaattaaagtctccggataggagaatagtccagtccttgtgatttctacatatatcatccaatttttctactatatattactatgttcattaattttttagattcaaattttaccactattagttcacattctgagttactatatttctcatatatttttccttgttttttgtctttcccatatattgcggttcccccttgattcctattttttctatctgatctataagtttggaacacttttatttgatcatcattcccagtctcttgggaataccaggtttcacttatattcattatatctattttcttttcaatttgggttagttcttctaaaaactctatttttctctttcctgttctggtatgttgttcttttcttcatttccagaaattctgacattaaaaaatccaacttttccataatatttgatcttccttcatcataattattcattttgtgtctgaatctgcaattttctccgtatctgcaatatcctcttgcatcataaatacagttcttatctcttgagctgtatcttggagctgatgcttggaaatattttgctgacacaccatatcgcagtgatggcttgcttttttccctcacctgatattctttgttccgctctttatttgtttctttcttattttggatattattatttgtctgataatttatttcattttgattcatggctacagggtgcatatatttacattttttgtcgaacttacatccttttccttcttttaggtttttgcatatttttggatgcagatctctgcaatcatcctcatagttgtgacataccttgggatgtttgtagtaacatctttctccgaatctgcaatgcCCTCTTTTCAAAacgttgcagactttgtctttctcgtctattttttcctctttcccatcagtgtgtagatgtgggtagagcctcttcgggattttcttttatgttgtcatgtcgtaatttatttcttcgtatgtatgctgcttgattgcctcatatgtagtatcaatgagtatctctgcatccatacttttgtcttgttctttgttttccttatttttttttttttgtcatttcagttttgtttacttctcttccgttttcctcttcttcttcctcttcctcttcttcttcatcctcagctatttgtacattcagtcttgatttaataacattgtctatccatgatagacatgttgagcaaaatattctagtatcctttctcatatcttgcattacttcagcacattgaggatgcgtcggaatgttgcatgcagaacattttctgatcaggttttgtggattaactatgctaaaccacaccttacacagtttgcatgcttttggcattctttttcctattgcatcaattaggatattcacaatgttcaccttattaattttctttgtcggaatatgttgatttatgtatattttttttatgagtctcttgaccacttggattttatttggaacttcttcaattattttcaagatgttttctgttgatttgttccagtttgaaggatcatatccttctaatatatctatgaatgcttttgtatctttttggttagggctgttgttgatctcatagatgagaaatgccagctcccttcctgctacctcatcgtattgcgaatctgctaaacacgctaaatttcgtcattttttttccatagttggaacttactgccattttGATCTgaattacagtatttcacttgataaactaacttagtagacgctttatactactattttcacactaatcttatcactgacagttcacgaacacttctagatgtttataaatttccagatgtatgttaaacgcgtgatatctgttgatcaATCAGACTGTGCAcggtaacgtctcaccaagcaaaatggcactgagcaagagagagagagagagagagagagagagagagagagagagagagagagagtgtgttttttATTCAATTGAGATTCGTTGTCTATTGAATAGCAGAATtctctatttcttttatattttctttcataaattagttgaccatatatatatatatatatatatatatatatatatatatatatatatagtaatatatatatagtaatattttataGACAACCGATttcaaatttgaaaaataaatagataaactctctctctctctctctactctctctctctctctctctctctctctctctctcgttggtcaAAGAATATGTAGACGAAATAAAGAATAGTAATATTTATAGACACTcgatttcaaatttaaaaaataatagataagctaactctctctctctctctcttctctctactctctctctctctcctatatataatatattatatatatatatttatatataatatatatatagaggagacgagagagaagagcgagggagagatgagagagagaagagaagagagagttagcttatctattattaaaataaatagataagctaaactcttctctctctctctctctctctctctctctctctctctctctcgctatatatatatatataatatataatatattaaatatatatatatatatattagagtgagagagagacgagaggagaggagaggagagagagagagttagttatctattattttttaaatttgaaatcgAGTGTCTATAAAATATTACTATTCTTTATTTCGTCTACATATTCTTtgaccaacgagagagagagagagaagagagagagagagagagagagacgatgagagagagagagagagagagagagagtttatctatttatttttcaaatttgaaATCGGTTGTCTATAAAATATTACTATTCTTTATTTCGTCTACATATTCTTcgaccaacgagagagagagagagagagagagagagagagagagagagagagagagacggaggagaagaaggaagagagagagagagagagagagagagagagagtttatctactattttttaaatttgaaattggtTGTCTATAAAATATTACTATTCTTTATTTCGTCTACATATTCTTTGAccaacgaggagagagagagagagagagagagagagagagagagagagagagagggtattgtCCTACAATGCTTTGTATTTTCCTTTCCAAGGAAACACTTATATACTTCTCTTTTCTCGACAGATCTCGTACCCAAGTTCACCCACGAGAATTATAAAGCACCATGTTGATCGTTGTTGCCTTGGTACTCCTGGCCACGCTGCTCTACTTCAATGTCAGGAAGCCAGAGGGATTTCCACCAGGTGAGTTTAAGGAGGGTTTTGTTTCCttcaagaattctaaaaaaaatcttaaggatTTCGTGATGTCTCGAGTCTTCTCTCTAgaattattagtttttctttaattttttttattggtattgttattcattttattcatttcgtttcaaggaagaaagagaatatagacgagggttcagtaaaaggaatgagaggggctACAGCTAATGACCTCAGATAaggcctacggtgcaccgcatgaggtgtactttGAAAACCGCTATAAGAtgatagagaaaaagaaaaactgtgaGAATTAGCAGTCACTTAATTTGAATTAAATTACACATTTGATTTCCCATAAATATCATCTTGACTTCCCATAAATCTCTCCTTGTTTTCTCCTAAATCCTCCCTTTGCCTCTCTAAATCTCCCCTTGATTTATCCTAAATCCCACTTTACCCTCTCAAAATCTCCCCTAGATTTCCCCTAAATCTTCCCTTTGCATCTCTAAATCTGCCCTTGATTTCCCCTAAATCCTACCTAAGACTCGCTAAATCTCTCCTTGATTTAGCCTAAATCCCACCCTAGCCTCTCTAAATCTCCCCTAGATTCCCCTAAATCCTCCCTTAGCCTCTCTACATCTCCCCTTGATTTCCCCTAAATCTCCCCTTGTTTCCCCTAAATCTCCCCTGGTTTTCCCCTAAATCCCACCTTAGCCTCTCTAAATCTCCCCTTGATTTCCCCTAAATCTCCCCTTGTTTTCCCTTAAATCCCACCTTAGCCTCTCTAAATCTCCCCTTGATTTCCCCTAAATCGTACCTTAGCCTCCCTAAATCTCTCCTTGATTTCCCCTAAATCTCCCCTTGTTTTCCCCTAAATCCCACCTTAGCCTCTCTAAATCTCCCCTTGATTTCCCCTTGTTTTCCCCTAAATCCCACCTTGGTCTCTCTGAATCTCCCCTTGATTTCCCATAAATCCTACCTTAGCCTCCCTAAATCTCCCTTTGATTTCCCCTAAATCTTACATTAGCCTCCCCAAATCTCTCTTTGATTTTAGGACCACCCCGGTACCCATTCATCGGCTACCCGTTCCTCGAGAAGCACTTGGTCCACAAGCACATGTGGCGTCTCTCTGACACATACGGACCGGTCGTCGGCATCTACTTCGGTCCGCAACGAACCGTTATTGTCAACGGATGGGAGGCCGTTAAAGAGGCGCTGGCCAACGAGGACCTCAACGGACGTCCGGACAATGTCTTCATCAGATATCGAGACGGCGGGGAAGTAAAAGGTAGGTTCTGTTGGAGGAGTACCTCCAGGTGGGTCCTGAGTACCTCACACGAGAAGGGATTAGTCCAGTACAAATGCGGAAGAGTTTCTTAATAAGGATAAATGTCACCAATGAAACCAATAGTTCTTCAGccatgttttttgtatattggcTCCACAATCCGTATTAATAATGCAGCTCAACAGTATTGCACAGCATTAAACATTCACGAATTCACTCATCAACTACGATGGAAAAAGAATGATCACCTCTCTTGCAAATTCCAAATTCCCAATCAAATTCCAGGCGTCATGTTCACCGAGGGAGAACTTTGGAAGGAGCAGCGCAGGTTCTCCCTCCATAACTTCCGCAATTTGGGATTCGGGAAGCGCTCCCACGAGGCCGTTATCCACGAGGAAGTCGAGGAGCTCATCAAAGAAATCGAAGGGACAGACAAAGGCGTCAGCTTACAGGTGAGTTTTTTAAGGTCCTTCGGGTGATCCTTTGCCAGATCCTCTAGGGGTTTAATTGACGAGATTATCTCCAGGCCCATTGCTCTTTTTGCTGGAAGGACAATGGTACTTCTAAGGTTCGGGAGATTCTCCTCCTAGGACCTTTGGGAAAGGGGAATGTGTCCTCATGCAGACCCAAAGACCGAATGGAAGGGGAGGCCTTCCCCTCATGTAGACCCAAATTCTGAATGAGAGGGGAGAGTCTGCTTGTACAAAGACTGAGCCTAAACGAAACTTGCAACGAATGTCAGGGGTTTGTTGCAAGCAGCAAAATCAAAGGATCCCAAAATGATTAGATGTCATTGAAGATATATGTCAtagtttaacataatcaatttgAATGGCTATTGATTAATTCTCAAGCATTCTGTCAGTTGGCTGATCTACCTAGTCTCATTGCAACCTACTGAAGCTTCCACCTGACAACCAACATTTGTTGTTAGTGCCAGTGGTGATTACTGGAACCTAAACGCCTGAGGCACTTGACAGTCATTATAGGTCACCTTTCCATCCAAGTTTGTTACAAAATTTGCAACGGACTGGTAGGGATCTGTCGCGAGGAGCAATTGGTTAGAAGGGATCCAAGAGTCTCTGGAATGAGGATGAATGTGGTTATTATTTCTGaagagcctttttttttctttttttttttttatctcaggtgAAGCTGGGAGTGTCTGCGACCAACATCCTTTGGGCACTCATGGGCGGAGTCAGGTTCCAAAGGAATGACCCGAGGTTGATCGATTTGGTCGAGAGCCTGAACAAAAGTTTCAGGGCTGGAGAGGTAAGTACCACTACTTCTACCATTAATACTGGTCCTACTATAAATGCTTCTGTTATTTTCCCTTCTGTGAAGAAGCATCAAGAATCAAAATGACGACATGGAAATGGCATACAATTGACCCAAGTTAGCATAAGAAGGAAAGCAATGAGAGGAAAAACGTGGGTAAATGCATCCTATTAGTCTGTCTGTTTTTGCCAACAGGTGGCTGGATCCATCGTGGACATCATCCCTGCAATACGTCACATCCTGCCAAAGGACGCCAATTACAGCGTTGTCATGGAAGGCATGAATAAGGCGACAGCTTTCATTGCGGTGAGCCAGAGTCAGAGTCCAAAGTTAAGGTATCATTTCTATATCTTTGGATATGTTTAGGAGAATTGCCATTGCTTTACATGCATTGGGTATGGAAAATCCACATGACACATGAATAGGGATGTTGCGAGATGGGACATTCATTATTCCAGAGCTTTGGTATGCCCTTGCTACCACTGAAGGAGGCGAATGACATCAGGGGCACAGGCAAGGAATAACTATACCCTAAAACGGGTTTAAGGATGGGGAATGATTTCTGATAGTTTCCCCTCTCTTCGAACCGTGAGCAGAGAACCCTGCTGCCTACCAATCAGCACCTGTGTCGGTGAGCCAGACTCACAGCCAATAGGAGAGCTCCGGGAATATGACCGACCAATCAAAAATCGTTTCCCTTCTTTTGCAAATAATAATCATGTATCTCCCTCGCAGGAATCAGTGGAAGAGCACAAAGCAACGCTGGACACAAGCAGCCCGAGAGATTTCATCGACATGTTCTTGACTGAGATGCAGAGGCAAAAGGGCGATAAGGAAACAACATTCAATGGTGAGACATCCCCCcagttttgacttgaaaataaCTCTTTGAAACATAACTGACAACACATTTCTATTCCAACTCTAAACCACCATCAATATTGGTCACGACCCGACAGAGAAACAACTTGTGGCACTGTGTTCCGACATCTTCTCCGCGGGGTCAGAGACCGGTTCGTCTTCAGTGTCCTTCGCGATACTGTTTTGCGCTCTGCATCCAGACGTCATGAACAGGATCCACGAAGAGCTGGACTCCGTCGTGGGTCGGGACCGACTTCCTTCGCTGGACGATCGTCCACAGTGAGTTTCTCTCCATCTAATTGAAAGCTCTAGAGTTGCTGCTGCTTTGCATTTCATGATTCTTTATACATCTTGACTGATCGATTGTTTAAGTTATCTAGCGTGACAGGTACGGGTCTTTTTTCTATTGCTTCCTTTTCCCATTTCCTTGTTTCACATTCAGCCAAGGTTGGAAAACAGAACATGGAGAATGATTTATTATAAGTATTAGATATAATTCTAGCTGTTTTTGGCAAACAAATATGttctataataatatttaatagacATTTCACTTCACAAAGATAATTATTTGCTTTGAATATCTCCTGTTCTTAATACTTTCATTATTAATGTCTAATACTTTGAATGATCTCCACTAATACCACAATACAGCTCTTTTAATCTAATATAAAGTTTTGCACACTTCATGTTCATGAATCATTAACTTTATGTCCAACTATAGATGACTTTTTTGCGGGTTCCAGAACCCaccgtggaaataaaaaattccttataaAACGATTATAAATGCCTATTTTATCAATTCACTGCCTTCAATACTAATGAAAGTGATTTAGTGATAATTCTAGAGATCCGGCCCATAGGAAAATTCGCGAATTGGTGAAAGTTCCCGCTGAAAcgtaaaaaaaacgtaaaagacatgttccacaaaaatccgcGACAAAGCGAAGGGCggaaataccacccagtcgaataataataataataataataataataataataataataataataataataatataataatattcgtAGCAATCGCTTCACCCACCtttccctaggttaggttaggctacgTCAGGTTGTTAGAGCTCTCAAGATTGTAATGGCGCAACAAAAGCTATCTAAACTCTTCTCATATTCGTAATACCCTTTCCATTGCAGGTTAGTCTACACTGAAGCCGTGTTAACTGAAATGCTTAGGTTGCGTGGCGCTGCACCGCTTACAGTACCACATTGCACTATGAGAGACACCAAGCTCCAGGTAATTCAGGATATCGAATACAGTTTTGGTTACAGCGGCAGTACCCCGAAATTTACACTAAATTTAATTCGGTTTCGCTATTTCAATATTCGGAAAATCTCATATCAATTTGGTTGATGGTGGAAGTGCTGGATTTGGTAATTATtggtaatttaatttcttttctgtaATACGTTTGGAAAAGGTAATATAAATTGGTTTCATGGTTTTATACTTGGACGTGTTAACCTTCTAACCTGTGAGGCTAAGCTTGAATAAAAAATGCTCTTAGGACGCACGTTAATAAAATACATACAATCAATGGACCAAAATTCAAGCTTCATGGTAATGAAGAGAGCAAATGAAGGAAGCCTATTTCAATCCATCTATTCAGCTACGTTCTTGAAGGTCATCTATCGGCGTCTATTTTGTTGCTCATCTATCAAGGACTTTGTTTTGCTCAATATCATCTCTGTCTTTTGGAGGTCCTACTGTCGATGTTCTTTCGTTTCAACAGTCTTGTTTATTTGCTAGCAGCAGTTCATAatgcttttttttacttattgacTTCCATACTTTGAAGGGTTACAACATTCCTGCACGGACGATGGTGATGGTGAATCTGTACAGCATCCAGATGGACAGGCAATACTGGGG from Macrobrachium nipponense isolate FS-2020 chromosome 28, ASM1510439v2, whole genome shotgun sequence carries:
- the LOC135201612 gene encoding methyl farnesoate epoxidase-like yields the protein MLIVVALVLLATLLYFNVRKPEGFPPGPPRYPFIGYPFLEKHLVHKHMWRLSDTYGPVVGIYFGPQRTVIVNGWEAVKEALANEDLNGRPDNVFIRYRDGGEVKGVMFTEGELWKEQRRFSLHNFRNLGFGKRSHEAVIHEEVEELIKEIEGTDKGVSLQVKLGVSATNILWALMGGVRFQRNDPRLIDLVESLNKSFRAGEVAGSIVDIIPAIRHILPKDANYSVVMEGMNKATAFIAESVEEHKATLDTSSPRDFIDMFLTEMQRQKGDKETTFNEKQLVALCSDIFSAGSETGSSSVSFAILFCALHPDVMNRIHEELDSVVGRDRLPSLDDRPQLVYTEAVLTEMLRLRGAAPLTVPHCTMRDTKLQGYNIPARTMVMVNLYSIQMDRQYWGDPENFRPERFLNPDGTLRKDERMIPFGKGRRVCLGESLARMSLFLLFTGLMQKFFFTIDPSVHFPDTEGKGGFTLGPPDFKVFAKSRF